The Leucothrix mucor DSM 2157 DNA window CCGAGCCCTGCGATTATTAATAGCTTCTTGTTAGAGGATATCCAGCGAGCCAAGCACAGCATTCAATCTGGCACTGCCAATCCAGCCTTATGCGCGTATTTGGGCATTACCAAGCCCAAGCGCCAGCATGATTTGCTAAAGAGTAAAGCTCAGGTCGAGCGCGCCTTGCAGCCACAAAATATGCCACCGGGGCGCTGGCCTGGAAAAGGGCGTCATGCCTTGGTATTGCTCCAACAAGTCGCCGTCAACCTTGCCAGACAAGAGTTAAAAGACGGAGGCTTATTCTCGGTCAATGGCCCACCGGGCACCGGAAAAACAACGCTATTACGCGACATAGTTGCCTCGGTATTGGTTGATCGGGCGCTTGCACTGTCTGCCTTTGAAAATACCGATGATGCCTTCGAACATGCCGGAGAAATGAAGCTGGGTAATGGCTTTGTGCATCTCTATCGCCTCGATGAATCGCTGCGAGGACATGAAATCGTGGTGGCTTCCAGCAATAACAAAGCCGTTGAAAATATCAGTAAAGAGCTGCCACTGCGTGATCAAATTGCGGAAGATATTAAGGGCCTGAACTACTTTAAAACCATCAGTAATTCGCTGAGTGATGATAATCAAACCTGGGGAAATATTGCCGCTGCACTGGGCAATTCCACCAATCGAAATAACTTCACACAAAAAGCGTGGTGGGATGATGAGAGCGGGTTAAAAGCCTATTTTTACTCCATTACCAAACAGCTTGAGCTGGATCTTGGCGAGAGTGGCAAAAAGGTCGTGCCTAAAATTGTCGCAGAGTGCGATCCGCCTGCAAGTGATGAGGAGGCCAAGCAGCGCTGGGAGCGGGCACGTAAACGTTTTGCTACATCGATTAAAAAGTCGGAAGAAATCAGAGACAAGGCGCAAGCCGCTTATAAGGTGTACCAAAAAACAGGGACCTTACAAAAGAAAATAAACAAGCTACAAGCTCGGTGCGATGATCAAGCAATCCCCGTGGCTGAGGCGCAAGAAGTGAAGCAAACGCTCACTGCTGAGCTGCGTAAAATCAAAAGTCGTTACGATAAGGCTAGCAATCAAAAGCAGCAGTTTGAAGCACAAAAGCCAAATATTTTAAAACGTATCTTTGCGCGGGCGACTTGGTTGGAGTGGAAAGCTCAGCATCAGTTATTTGTCGATCATTTACAGGGTGTTCAAACGATTGCGCAGCGTGCCAAGGCGAAACGCGATGCCGCCGTTGAGGTTTATAAGCAGCAAGTGAGGCTACTGAGCGACTTACACAAAGCGTTGGAAGAGGCGAGAACTACCCAGCAAAACACACAGGTCGCTCAGCAAGGCGAAGAGGCTATTTGTGGTGGTAAGCTGGTCACTGCCGAGTTGTGGGCGCAAAGCCATAAGGCGCAGCAAACCTTTACCCCAAACTACACAGCCGAAGCCCAACGCATTCGCGATGATGTGTTCATTGCTGCTATCAAGCTGCATAAAGCATTTATCGATGCTTCCGCCAAGCAAGTGCGTCAAAATCTGAGTGCGTATTTTTACTGCCTTGGAAGTGGACGTTTGCCGGAGGATAAAAAGGAATTGCTGCCTCACCTCTGGTCAACCGCGTTTCTGCTTACGCCGGTTATCTCAACGGCCTTTGCTTCGGTTGGGCGTATGTTTAAAGACTTGCCGGATGAAAGTATTGGCTGGTTGCTGATTGATGAGGCGGGTCAAGCCACACCACAGGCGGCAGTAGGTGCCATCGCCAGAGCAAAGCGTGTGATGTCAGTTGGTGACCCGTTACAGATCGAGCCAGTTTCTCCCTTGCCAGCTGCTTTGGTTGAGAGCTTATCCAAACACTTAGGCGTCGAGTCTAATCAGTGGATGGCTCCCAATGCGTCGGTGCAAACACTCTCTGATAATGCCAATCCTTATGGTGCGGCCATCGCGCGTGATCTCAGTAAAATCCGCATTGGCGCGCCGCTCTTGGTACACCGGCGCTGTGAAGATCCTATGTTTAGTATCGTTAACCGCATGGCCTATAACGGCCTGATGGTGCATGCCACGCCGCCTAAAGAGTCCGCGATGACCTCATTTTTTAATGCAAAGGCGAAGTGGTTCGATATACGGGGCAGCGTTGAGGATAAATGGTGTGAGGCAGAGGGTGAGCAGGTTACTACCATGCTGCTGAGCGCCTTTGAAACCTTTGGCGCTGAGGCCGATATTTTCGTGATTTCACCCTTTCGAATCGTGGCGGAGCGTATGCGCGGGCTAATCCGGCAACAAAAAAAGCGTTTAACCGCTTATGGCATTAATGACCCTGAGTCCTGGATTCAGCAGAATATCGGCACCGTACACACCTTTCAGGGCAAGGAAGCGCAAACGGTGATTCTGTTGTTAGGCGCGCCAAGTCCCGAGCAACAGGGCGCAAGAGCTTGGGCGACGGCGAGTGTCAATTTATTGAATGTGGCAGTCTCCCGAGCCAAGCAAAATTTCTATGTGGTTGGCAATCGGGAGCGCTGGGCTGAGTTAGGCCATATGAAGATTATCGCTGAATTCGCCAAATGATATTGCCGACATCATCAGCCACTAAAACGCCACCTCGCCTATCAACAGATACCCCAACCGGACGGCCCAGTGCTTTATCATCAGCACTGATAAAGCCGGTTAAAATATCCTGCGGTAAGCCTTGCGGTTTGCCATTCACAAACGGCACAAACACGACTTTATAACCACTGCGCGGCTGGCGATTCCATGAGCCATGTAAACCAATAAAGGCCCCATTTTTATACTTCTCTGGCAATAGCGAGCCGGTATAAAACGCTAAGCCCAATGCCGCAGTGTGGGCACCTAAGGCATAGTCCGGTGCTTTGGCTTTAGCCACTAAATTGGGGCGCTGTGGAGTAACTCGGGTATCGACGCGCTGACCGTAATAGCTGTATGGCCAGCCATAAAAGTCTCCGTCATTCACCGAGGTCATATAGTCCGGCACCAGATCATTCCCCAGCTCATCGCGCTCATTCACCGTGGTCCATAGCTCACCACTTTGAGGCTGCCATGCCAAGCCATTGGGATTACGCAGGCCCGAGGCGAACACGCGAGTCTGGCCGCTGGCCGTATCAACTTCCAGTACCGCTGCGCGCTTCACTTCGTTCTCCATGCCATTTTCAGCAATATTGCTATTGGAGCCGATGGTGACGTATAGCTTTTTATCGGTGCCATCACGACTGGCGATGACGTTTTTAGTCCAGTGATGATTGATTGGGCCAGCGGGTAAATCAGCGACTTTAACCGCGGGCGCGGTGATTTTAGTATCGCCACGTTGATAGGGGAAACGCACCAGCGCATCGGTATTGGCGACATATAGTGTGTTGCCTACTAACTCCATACCAAAGGGTGAATTCAGGCCTTCCAGAAAGGCGGTGCGCGTTTCAGCGACGCCATCCCCATCGGCATCGCGCAATAAGCTAATGCGGTTGGCACTCGGTACACCAGCGCCAGCGGTTTTCATCGCCTGACCCATCGCCCAGCCTCTAAAGCTGAACTTGCCTTTGGGCTTAGCCGGCTTATTACTCTCCGCCACCAACACATCGCCATTGGGTAATACATACATCCAGCGCGGGTGATCGAGTCCACTGGCAAAGGCTTGTACGGTTAAACCCTCAGCGGCAATCGGTTTGAGGTCGCCAGCCCAGCCTTTGGCAGGGGCTATATTCACGGTTGGGATTATCGAGGTGCGTGGTGCGGGGAGTGTGGGGTCGGTTCCCATCCCTGCGCTGCTCATGAGTGCGGGACCGCTGCAGCCCCATAAGGTTGCCAGCGATACGCTGCAAATTAGGGATGTGCGTAATCTCATTGTCATAGTCGATTTACTCAGTGAGTTGTTTTAGGCCCTGCGCCTTAGTGATCGACTGTAACACGATAGCTGACATAGCCCATTAAGCCCCCAGCGAATTTACCGGTAAAGTGCCAGTGTAGTTGCTGTTGATTGGTTGCTATATTTTCATCGCAAATCATATCCAACGGCGTGACATCACAACTCATGCTACTGGCATCCAGCTCGGTGTAATCGGGCACCATGTCATCCAGTGAGAGATCTGTGATTGGGCCGGTGCCGGTATTTTTATAGTAAATTCTATATTCCAGAATATTGCCGGGAGCCGCTTGGTTGATGGTTTCTGTTTCGCTGGTGCCTTGTGTGATATTTTGCACTGTTTTGCGAAGCTCTAAGCGTGAAGCCCCAACCGCCGGAGTGACAGGCGTCGCCGCGACGGCTTCTTGTGCGGGTGTGGGTTCAGTTGCGGGAGTATAGGGCGTTGTGGGTGTGGCCGCTTGTTCGGGCTGGCTTTCAGTGGCATCTGTTGCCTCGACTTCAGGAGTCGCTGGCAGCGCAGGTGCCTGTACTTGCGTGGCAGTGGTGAGGTCGCGGACTTTGGATTCCTGTACACCAGCGAAGGCATTCCCATAGTCCAGCGTGGAAGTAATAGACTGTTGATAACGATCATTGGCCGCAACATTAGCTGGCGCATACACTTTATTGATAAAACACAGCGCACCTTCAGCTTCAAGACTCACCGGATCACTCACCCAAATCAAGCGATTACTTCGGGAACCACTCATGGGAACAGCGCCTTCAGTGCCATTTAGCTTGCCATCACAGTTGCTATCCGGATACAGCAGACTGCTCCAGCCAGTGCTTACACTATTACTAAACTGGCTGGTCAAAGTCACCACGCCTTTAGCGGGCGTCGTAAATTTGTGAGCATAAAACACCACATTACCGGGGAGGATCTGGCCAGTGTTATTGGGGGTTAATCTGGGTGGTTTAATTTCACCAAAGTCTTGCCCACTAATATCGCTATCAGCCTCATTTAAAATGGGGCGTACATTATCCGTGGTCGACAGATAGCCACCGGGGTTTTTGGCAAAATCAGGGCCGCATTGTTTGGGAGTGGGTACGGTTTCTTTAGAGGCTTGGTAGAGCTGATAACTACCCGCAGCCACTTTATCAAATTGATAATAGCCATCCCCATTGGTTTTGGTGCTCACGCATTGCTGAGTTTGTGTGTCATACAGCACGATGGGCAGCTGCGTTACGCCGACTTCACCGTTGTCATTGCCGTCATTGCTGGCATTCACATTGATATCGCGAAACACCCGACCACTAACGCTCACGCCTGCGCTTACAATGCTAATCGGGTAGCTCTCTACCTCACCATCGCTCGCCGAGCCAGTCGCTTGTTGATTGCTGATTGGGTCAGTGGTCAGTCTTACTTGCAGGTAGCTATCACCGATCTGACTACCTTGCGGAATATTGGACCACGTTAGCGTCACTGAGCCATTATTGGTACCGGTTGGCACAGGGCTCATGGCGGCTTCATCTGGGTCAAAAATGCCATTGCCATCAAAGTCGATCCAAGCAATAAGGTTGGCGGTGTCACCCGTGTTATTGGTGGCTGTGACATCAATGCTGTAGTTACGGTCCTGACTCGTTAGCACGGGTAGCGTGGCAACCCCATTATCATCTGCGTCATCGGCGGGCGTTGAGTTTTCTGCATCAGGCACTGCCGAGCCTAAATATAAGTTATCTGAAATGCCGTGTGAGGCTTCCCCATAGCTGGTGGGACAACTGCCAAAATCACAGCGCCCTCCGGCAGAGATGACGGTGACATCCGCTTCACCAATGCCTATGCCGAGTAGGCGCAATAGTGGGTCGACCAGCTGGGTGAGCACGGTATGCAGAATTGGTGATAGGGCGTCATTAACAATCGTGGTCAGGCTGCTCGTGACGGTATCCAGCAGTCCTGAAACTAAGGTATCCAACAGGCCCAAATTACTGCTGAATGAGATAGTCAGATCATTAACCAGATCGCTGATCAGCACATTGGCAAAGTCGGCACTGCTGTCGACCGTTTTGGTTTGTGGATAAGGGCCGGAAAATACCAGCAAATCGGCAAAGGGCGCTTCACCTTTGGCGGCAGCGCGCGCCAGAATATCCGTTTGAATATTGGCGAGTGGAATGGCGACCGCGCTAAGCGGTAAAGTTTGCTTTATTTGTAAGTCGAGCGTACCAATCACTCCCGGCAGCACATCAACGTCGGGGTCGATAATATGGGTGCGGTTGAAGAACAGGTTATCCGCAATGCTACCTAGGTAGATATCTACCAAGCCTGGTGTTGCCTGAACGGTAACAGTGTTTGCGATCGCATCAATGGCCATCAAAGTGCCTTCTGCACGGGCGACTTCAACGTATAAATCGATATCGGCCAGCTTAATATCAGCTGTTACATCCAAGCCTGCAAGACTACTTAGCTGACCAGTAATCGCGCTCACCATGGCGCTACTGTCTGGCGATAAATCGATAAGATCTAAATTCAATTTGGAGCGTATAACTGCAGTATGGAATGTAGTGCCCACCGGGCCACAGGTGTAAATGGGTGGCTCTACGATTTGCAAATACAGCTCGACGCCATTCACAATGCCATCTAAACCCAGCGGGCTCAGTGCACTGGTATCCAATGCAACGGGCGCGGGCGTGGTGAGCACATTCTTGTAGTTATACAGTTGAATCAAGCCGGTCAGCAAATTCAAAGCGTTTAAATCGGTGTCGGCTAGAGTGCCTTGTTGGAGGTCTATCTTGAGTAAATCGCCAAGCTTAATGGTATCGCTAAGGCCGGCGAGTGGGAGTAAACCTAAGGCGGTGACTAAGTCATTATTCCCATCGGATTGCGCCACATTTTTAGCGGCACTAATCAGCTGCATCAAGCTGGCATCTGCAAATAAGACCTGATCCGTGCCGGAAACGGTTAAGTCAGACTCCAGAATGCTCAAGTACTTCAGCAGGTTGATGTCGCCACCGGCCAAGGCTTTCCAGTCCATCATATCCAACGCAATATTGGAGCCTAACAACCCCGAAAACAGGGGATTGAGTAGGGCGCTTTGCTGGGTATCTAAGCTGGCCAGCCGTGGGCCTACTTGCAGACAGGCACCCGCTTCACAGCCTGCAGCGATCGCATTTCCTGACCATGTAAACATCACCACGCTAATAAATGCCAGCAATGGGAGCGTGAGAATGGCAGCGGTTATCCTTTTTATATTAAGCATATTAACGACGATTCACCCTTTTATTTAAATGAATTTTTTTATGTGATTAGGACGATTTTCGTTTCTTTCTTATTGACCATATTATCAGTGTAAAAGTGACATGAAACTGAATGAGAGTTGTTCTCATTCATATTTAATAATTGCCGCTTGCATAGCCTCGTAGCGGGTTTATTAAGCTGAATGGTAGGGCGCGATTAAGCTAGCGATTCACAATGAGCAGTTTGTGTGGAGATTGCGTAAATCGGGTAAAGCCAGCTGCTGTTACTCCTCCTGAAATGATATAAATCACTCATTAATTCAACGCATGAATATTCAATGACAGGAGATTGTTCAGTGAACAAAAATGATAAAGCACGTTGCATGAAAAGCGCCTTGGCACTTGCACTGGTTGCGACTTTTGGTAGCGCTCAGGCGGCGGTCGATACCAGCCTCATCAGTAAAGATGCCTTGGTAAAAGCCCCAGAAACCGTTGATTGCGAATTGGAAAATGGCGACGCTGCGCAATGTGCCAAACTGGTCGTGAAGTACTTGCCGGATAATTTAAAGATCGGCCCATTTTGTCCGGATACGGTCAAAGAAGCAGGCGGTATTTGGCAGTGGGATGGTGACAAGCCCGGCCTTTACCGTTTGAATGAAGAATTCCTGACCATGCTGCATGATCAGGGTTATGAGTTTTACGATGCCGATGGCAAAGTCAGCATTACCGATGTGCGCACCAGTAGACCTCAAGGCAAAAACTCTTGCCTGTCGGCCTCGGTTGATACCTCTGTTGAAATGACGGTACTGCTGCCACTTAATCCTGTGAAAGCAGAAAAAGCTAGCAGCTTGGGTACGGTGGCTAAAGTGGGTTTAGCGCTGGATGGCGTGCCGATCTTTGCGGATGCTCCTTCTGTGCTGCAAACCGGTCACATGCCCGCATTGGATGTGTGCGGCGGTCATATTGATCCCGGCGGTTGGTATCACTGGCACGCCACCGCAACAGATATCAATAATATATTTGGCGCGAAACAAGTTGATGCCAACTGTGCGCTAGCGCAAAAGGCCGATGCGTTGTTTGCCTATGCTTTTGATGGCTTCCCTATGTATGGCAGTGTGGATAACGATGGCAAAGTGCCCACTGATCTGGATGAGTGTAATGGCCATGTCGGCCCGACCGCTCACAGCAGCGAAGCCACTTACCACTACCACGCTTCGTTGAACTTCCCGAACTTGCCGGGTTGCCTAAGTGGCGTCACGGTGAAAAACAACTTCTCCACCAATGCCAAGCAGGGAATTGGTACGGCGGGTGGCCCCAGTGGTCCAAATGCGGCACCAGGTGGGCATAATCAAGGCTTGCCACCGGGCTTTGATAAAGCGGCTGAAGTACTCGGCGTATCATACGAAGACTTAAGCGCTGCAATTATCAACAATGGTGGTCGTGATCTGGACCTAGCCGCTGCCGCTAAAGCATTAGGTGTAACTGAGGCTGCACTAAAAGCGGCACTACCTCGCCCTCCAGGGCATTAATCGTATCGTTTGAAAGCTGGAGTGAGTGATGCGCAGGGTTATTGTAGCGTTAGTAATCGCGCGCACTCGCTTCATTGAAATCACTTGGATTCAACGGCAATCGGTGCGACTATCTGCAAGCTAAAGGTTGCTGAGGGAGTAGCCTCTCACAGGCCTTCTTTATGCAGAACAACAACGCACGTCTCGGCATCATCCTGATGCTCTCCGCCACGCTTGTCTTTGCAATACAAGACGGCCTCTCGCGGCAATTAGCCGACAAATACAATGTCATGACCGTGGTGGTGATTCGCTACTGGTTCTTTGCGGCCTTTGTGGTGGCTTGGAGTTATTTCCAGGGCCACGGTGTTCGCAAAGTCGCGCAGACCGCGCATCCTATCTTACAAGCCCTGCGCGGCATGCTACTAGTAGCTGAAATCTGTGTTGCGATCACTGCCTACACCGTGATTGGGCTTATCGAAACACATGCAGTATTTGCCTGTTACCCTCTTATCGTGATTGCCCTATCGGGACCACTATTGGGTGAGTCAGTTGGCTGGCGGCGCTGGTTGGCCGTCGCGGTTGGCTTCATTGGCGTGGTGATCATCCTCCGGCCGGGTAGTGATGTGTTTAGCCTGCAAGCGTTGGTACCACTGCTTGCCGCCGTGATGTTTGCGATTTACAGTTTGCTCACGCGCTACGTTG harbors:
- a CDS encoding DMT family transporter, whose translation is MQNNNARLGIILMLSATLVFAIQDGLSRQLADKYNVMTVVVIRYWFFAAFVVAWSYFQGHGVRKVAQTAHPILQALRGMLLVAEICVAITAYTVIGLIETHAVFACYPLIVIALSGPLLGESVGWRRWLAVAVGFIGVVIILRPGSDVFSLQALVPLLAAVMFAIYSLLTRYVARKDRAMTSLFWTGISGVVGISLIAPFYWTPMVGTDWWWMAALCITGVLGHFLLIKALEVADAGSTQPFAYFHLVFVSVIGLFIFGESLDLMIVVGASIIVASGLFTIWRAHVNRHAQKS
- a CDS encoding PQQ-dependent sugar dehydrogenase codes for the protein MSSAGMGTDPTLPAPRTSIIPTVNIAPAKGWAGDLKPIAAEGLTVQAFASGLDHPRWMYVLPNGDVLVAESNKPAKPKGKFSFRGWAMGQAMKTAGAGVPSANRISLLRDADGDGVAETRTAFLEGLNSPFGMELVGNTLYVANTDALVRFPYQRGDTKITAPAVKVADLPAGPINHHWTKNVIASRDGTDKKLYVTIGSNSNIAENGMENEVKRAAVLEVDTASGQTRVFASGLRNPNGLAWQPQSGELWTTVNERDELGNDLVPDYMTSVNDGDFYGWPYSYYGQRVDTRVTPQRPNLVAKAKAPDYALGAHTAALGLAFYTGSLLPEKYKNGAFIGLHGSWNRQPRSGYKVVFVPFVNGKPQGLPQDILTGFISADDKALGRPVGVSVDRRGGVLVADDVGNIIWRIQR
- a CDS encoding YHYH protein, with translation MNKNDKARCMKSALALALVATFGSAQAAVDTSLISKDALVKAPETVDCELENGDAAQCAKLVVKYLPDNLKIGPFCPDTVKEAGGIWQWDGDKPGLYRLNEEFLTMLHDQGYEFYDADGKVSITDVRTSRPQGKNSCLSASVDTSVEMTVLLPLNPVKAEKASSLGTVAKVGLALDGVPIFADAPSVLQTGHMPALDVCGGHIDPGGWYHWHATATDINNIFGAKQVDANCALAQKADALFAYAFDGFPMYGSVDNDGKVPTDLDECNGHVGPTAHSSEATYHYHASLNFPNLPGCLSGVTVKNNFSTNAKQGIGTAGGPSGPNAAPGGHNQGLPPGFDKAAEVLGVSYEDLSAAIINNGGRDLDLAAAAKALGVTEAALKAALPRPPGH
- a CDS encoding DEAD/DEAH box helicase; protein product: MSKSVASASHNSSQSHADNILDAWTALEALSPQTYKAPKDLLTAGGSIVSLDTDQEPWFQRQEARPNTELYYIVYLGSVDLGRATEKLLSVYQDDRIEGSRSSGQSVLGLIILDQYGIPVPEMGLALSSFGWAYGRALHGNLHELKSWEASEETLKEGLEQFIYQQDEEGNALPLTVLEIEEAYDWLVKYCEIPLDDCTPPSFAIQQYQSSKKGAPSPAIINSFLLEDIQRAKHSIQSGTANPALCAYLGITKPKRQHDLLKSKAQVERALQPQNMPPGRWPGKGRHALVLLQQVAVNLARQELKDGGLFSVNGPPGTGKTTLLRDIVASVLVDRALALSAFENTDDAFEHAGEMKLGNGFVHLYRLDESLRGHEIVVASSNNKAVENISKELPLRDQIAEDIKGLNYFKTISNSLSDDNQTWGNIAAALGNSTNRNNFTQKAWWDDESGLKAYFYSITKQLELDLGESGKKVVPKIVAECDPPASDEEAKQRWERARKRFATSIKKSEEIRDKAQAAYKVYQKTGTLQKKINKLQARCDDQAIPVAEAQEVKQTLTAELRKIKSRYDKASNQKQQFEAQKPNILKRIFARATWLEWKAQHQLFVDHLQGVQTIAQRAKAKRDAAVEVYKQQVRLLSDLHKALEEARTTQQNTQVAQQGEEAICGGKLVTAELWAQSHKAQQTFTPNYTAEAQRIRDDVFIAAIKLHKAFIDASAKQVRQNLSAYFYCLGSGRLPEDKKELLPHLWSTAFLLTPVISTAFASVGRMFKDLPDESIGWLLIDEAGQATPQAAVGAIARAKRVMSVGDPLQIEPVSPLPAALVESLSKHLGVESNQWMAPNASVQTLSDNANPYGAAIARDLSKIRIGAPLLVHRRCEDPMFSIVNRMAYNGLMVHATPPKESAMTSFFNAKAKWFDIRGSVEDKWCEAEGEQVTTMLLSAFETFGAEADIFVISPFRIVAERMRGLIRQQKKRLTAYGINDPESWIQQNIGTVHTFQGKEAQTVILLLGAPSPEQQGARAWATASVNLLNVAVSRAKQNFYVVGNRERWAELGHMKIIAEFAK
- a CDS encoding GEVED domain-containing protein — encoded protein: MLNIKRITAAILTLPLLAFISVVMFTWSGNAIAAGCEAGACLQVGPRLASLDTQQSALLNPLFSGLLGSNIALDMMDWKALAGGDINLLKYLSILESDLTVSGTDQVLFADASLMQLISAAKNVAQSDGNNDLVTALGLLPLAGLSDTIKLGDLLKIDLQQGTLADTDLNALNLLTGLIQLYNYKNVLTTPAPVALDTSALSPLGLDGIVNGVELYLQIVEPPIYTCGPVGTTFHTAVIRSKLNLDLIDLSPDSSAMVSAITGQLSSLAGLDVTADIKLADIDLYVEVARAEGTLMAIDAIANTVTVQATPGLVDIYLGSIADNLFFNRTHIIDPDVDVLPGVIGTLDLQIKQTLPLSAVAIPLANIQTDILARAAAKGEAPFADLLVFSGPYPQTKTVDSSADFANVLISDLVNDLTISFSSNLGLLDTLVSGLLDTVTSSLTTIVNDALSPILHTVLTQLVDPLLRLLGIGIGEADVTVISAGGRCDFGSCPTSYGEASHGISDNLYLGSAVPDAENSTPADDADDNGVATLPVLTSQDRNYSIDVTATNNTGDTANLIAWIDFDGNGIFDPDEAAMSPVPTGTNNGSVTLTWSNIPQGSQIGDSYLQVRLTTDPISNQQATGSASDGEVESYPISIVSAGVSVSGRVFRDINVNASNDGNDNGEVGVTQLPIVLYDTQTQQCVSTKTNGDGYYQFDKVAAGSYQLYQASKETVPTPKQCGPDFAKNPGGYLSTTDNVRPILNEADSDISGQDFGEIKPPRLTPNNTGQILPGNVVFYAHKFTTPAKGVVTLTSQFSNSVSTGWSSLLYPDSNCDGKLNGTEGAVPMSGSRSNRLIWVSDPVSLEAEGALCFINKVYAPANVAANDRYQQSITSTLDYGNAFAGVQESKVRDLTTATQVQAPALPATPEVEATDATESQPEQAATPTTPYTPATEPTPAQEAVAATPVTPAVGASRLELRKTVQNITQGTSETETINQAAPGNILEYRIYYKNTGTGPITDLSLDDMVPDYTELDASSMSCDVTPLDMICDENIATNQQQLHWHFTGKFAGGLMGYVSYRVTVDH